In Pleurocapsa sp. PCC 7319, the following are encoded in one genomic region:
- a CDS encoding cupredoxin domain-containing protein: MNSFDSAFKRFIRQFWLLLILSLLCLSLLGMPKALASQSNIETQVSLGNNAGELKFFPSELEFQAGKQYKILLDNPSPVKHYFTAKDFADVSWTRKVQAGKVEVKGAIHELELKPGATAEWVLTPMKPGQYELHCSIKGHATAGMIGKITVAD; the protein is encoded by the coding sequence TCAAGAGATTTATACGACAGTTTTGGCTGCTGCTAATTCTTAGTTTACTTTGTTTAAGTCTATTGGGAATGCCAAAAGCCTTAGCAAGTCAAAGCAATATTGAAACCCAAGTTAGTTTGGGAAATAATGCTGGTGAATTAAAATTCTTTCCCAGTGAGCTTGAGTTCCAAGCAGGAAAACAATACAAAATCCTCCTGGATAATCCCAGCCCAGTCAAGCATTACTTTACTGCTAAAGATTTTGCTGATGTCAGTTGGACGAGAAAAGTACAAGCGGGAAAAGTGGAAGTTAAAGGTGCAATTCACGAATTAGAATTAAAACCAGGAGCAACAGCAGAATGGGTTTTAACTCCTATGAAACCTGGACAATACGAACTGCACTGCTCAATCAAAGGTCATGCCACAGCAGGTATGATTGGCAAAATTACTGTGGCAGATTAA